The genomic window GTTATTTCAAACCTTTAACTAATAACACCTAGAGAACAAAAggaatatacttaataattaaaaaaaaaaaaaaaacaattaaagagtaataaaataaatatttatttcattcattacaattgaaacaaataataaatttataaacttaaaccaAAAGTACAGCATTAATACATCCATCATTCTCTGGATTGTTAGTAACTTGTGCATATTTTCCCCATACTACTTTACCAGACTGTGTTACCAAACCTAGCTCGCTAATATTTACTTCTATTACAGTACCTTTAGTTATAACTCCTAAATTAGTATACATTGGAGAATTAGGATTCTTTTTTACACCAATAATAGGTAGACAGAATGTAGCCTTTAGTTCGGGATGAGTAACATGAGCCTTATTGAAACGCAAAGCCATTGGCCTTATAAACCTTTCAAACTTAGGAGGTTTACGAGTAAAACCTTCCCCAACATAGCACACTTTTGTCACCATCCTCTTCCATCCTTTCCTCTTGGATTTGCCTGTTCTAAATACCTTAAATACTTCATTATCTGATTGAGCACGCACTTTGGGTATAGGTACATCCCATTTTCCAGCCTTTTCTTTACGTTTCTGTTTGATCATGTTAGAAAGTACTTTGGCACTTGATTGAACATCTCTGTCAAGTAAATAAACTGGTAATGCACCTTCTTTGGGTTTTTCTTCTTTCTTTTTCTGTAATTTTTCTTCATGTTCCTTGATCTTTTTCTTCATTTGAATCTTTTCATTACGGCGTTCTTTGTTATAAAGTTTAGCTTTTAGACCACGAAGACGTTTTGCTTTATCTGAACGTAAATGAGGCTCACGAGCTTCCTTCTTACGCATACGTTGTTCATAATCCATACGGCGACCGTATAATTTACGGTGCCTTTCCATATACTCATTTTGTggcatgatttatttttctgaaaataagataaaaacatatttaatagatgaataatattaaaattaaacaaaatacaagttgtataactttaaagtaaaagatttaaaagttCTACAACTTTAAAgtcatgaaataaaatattaacaggataaattaagatttaaaaatatgagctTTAAGTGCTTAAGAACAAAtgcaagaaaatatatttttgaatagttgtgtaaaaatgtcatatcattacctattattttataattttttataattaaagttgtTCTGTGTTTCTAATATTGGACAATTAAACTCTCGATTTCAAGACCAAACTTACACTACCAATTTAatagtgtttaattttaaaattatattaatatagattgtAGACATACAATGTATAAAGACATGCATTAAAAGATAATACTGAACTGaactagttaataaataataagttaactaTTTACATACATCCTGACAATTACTTGAACTTCTAcaagtatatagttatatacttatatgctTAAAGTACgatgtacatattttgttatcaattaaaacttaaatgtttaaaaacataatattataaatgttatcataCAACAACGTTAGTCGACTAAGTACTACatgtcatttaaaaatcaaaataataaaggttTAGAAGACTTACTGTTTTGTTACTGtttgttgtaaattgtaataagtatTCACAATAATAAGATTCAATTTGTACTAGAATAGAATGACagaatgtttgttttttttttgaaaaaatattaacaaatatcttgttgtttttataaatttgcgATTTTGTAAAGGAAGTAACCTCAAAAAATATCGTGTGTCCAGTGATGACTGAAGTAGTGATACTGCGCTCGACAGCTTATAACATCCTTGGATAGTGATACCATTACTCATACCACCACGGCTATAATTGATACCCTACCACCCTACCACCACCGTATGAAAGACTGATAAAAGCAATTTCCGATTGGTATTTCTTATTTTCGTGTGAtccatgataaattataataatagtgttcGACGTCGTCGTCGAgaatagaaaatatgttttccGAGCCGTGTTTGATTAGTGTGAaagcaattaatatttgttcgtAACACCGAGTATCAAGTGGCTACGTCCAAACATTTACGTTCGCATTTACTAATTGGTAAGTGgactttgtattaatattaatttggaaGGATTcctttatcaattaatttactcTGCTCACTGTTGACATATTGTGGCCGTTGCCCGTGAaagaaactaaattattaagtttcatAATCCAACTGGgcgataaattgttaattataatttattcacgtttttataatatgtgtagttcagatttattgttgtaaggaacttttcataatttaaaaaaaaaatcttgttaTTAATTGTGATGTGCACATAGTACATTATTGATTGTTGATACCTATTAACATTACTTAtggttttgttgtttttacagTACTGGTGATGATTTTTATCCTCAAT from Aphis gossypii isolate Hap1 chromosome 1, ASM2018417v2, whole genome shotgun sequence includes these protein-coding regions:
- the LOC114125388 gene encoding ribosome biogenesis protein NSA2 homolog is translated as MPQNEYMERHRKLYGRRMDYEQRMRKKEAREPHLRSDKAKRLRGLKAKLYNKERRNEKIQMKKKIKEHEEKLQKKKEEKPKEGALPVYLLDRDVQSSAKVLSNMIKQKRKEKAGKWDVPIPKVRAQSDNEVFKVFRTGKSKRKGWKRMVTKVCYVGEGFTRKPPKFERFIRPMALRFNKAHVTHPELKATFCLPIIGVKKNPNSPMYTNLGVITKGTVIEVNISELGLVTQSGKVVWGKYAQVTNNPENDGCINAVLLV